The genomic region AAGTGTGTTTTTTTGGATAGAAATCCTTTAGATTGAAGGACctgttgatacttgtgatgaggtttcctgattttgataggagagatgtgttttatcttgcgactagtttttcaaattttgacaactttgtttgacagaaaacttgctttgagaatatcttttgatactctgttttgattttctgtttgatgaagttcaggctgaggaaaaaaagcttcctaaattgtttttcagttttttcaaaaatagcctctattttgccccctgttttctttgtttttgctaCGTGCTAAAACAGAAATGCAATGCGCTAAAAAATGTCTTTAATGCGCTAGAAAACAGactccacgcgctaagctgccctCTGTGACACGCTAACTGGTTTGCTTTGAATTTGTCTTGGTCTAAAacgttatgcgctaatatgtgatGTCAATGCTCTAGCTGCTGGTCTCTAAGCGCTAACTCTTGATCCCCACGCACTAAGCTGTTGCTTCAACGCGCCAGAATGTTTTCAAAAAGTGCTACTTTTAAACTCctagttttggattttgatgaagcgcTAAAGTACagacttaatgcgctaaggtgaaggtcgagtgcgctaaaggatggtttccacacactaagaagttgctcttacgtgctaaactgccctaatagtttgacttggttgtttttctgcaatCTTTGGGACTttgttttcaatgatgatggattattttctgaagtaataaatgaaagcatgGCACAAAAGAAGacaccattttgcttaatctaaacaatgagtgtatgttctacgaggatgtgttcaaatccccaatgttttaacaagtttagatacaacaacatacaattcagttggactctttattcaagggtcataagtaatatcatagcccactagtctcaatattccgtcagctcaaacagcctagtcatcccctagggggcgcccatttttttgcctttttccagaaattaacctaaagtgaattgtttcacaattgagtagttatcttgggagatatatggtgagcaatcttggggatggattcttccccacccttgcactgtgatattacaaatgtctagatactgactcggctcaaattttctatgctaaagttcataatcaggcttcccgttcgaccgttagtgataaactccctaggaggcttcccaatctttagaacaaaggttttacatatctcaaggatactgggggaagactaatcgctGCACGCaattgttgaaaaggactttcgtcactttacacttttaattatagtgggttggaacacttggcatcaaagttgtttcccacttaggccattcccttcacatcggccaaagaatgactttaagagtttttcaacccctcgggaaggcaggactgctaaaggatttaatgcaataaacactgaaagcgtaagagtggtctggttttttgatcacccagttgggagagcatattccttccactttcgtagcaaagcaaacaagtgttctttttaacttgtattgcaatgatttggtaaaatctatatggagatgttgctccacaaaaacatggtgtttattgtatcccttcaaagcaatgattttctgatctagaaaaaagaacttggtcaacaaagcaacttcgatgtttggtcaacaaaagaaatcgatcaaaaggggaagattttCCCTCTTTAATTATGAATGAACTTGgatatgtgtgattcttttactttgcaaaaattgaagtgggtccttttatgcaccaaaggatggtgaagtttttTTAAACCCCTTTGTTTGCAACAATAAAAagatttgtcttgttctttttatagcccaaagtgAAATTTTTTCTCCTAGAAAAAGcaagaaaaatgttttttttttgtggttctttttatttgcccaaaataaggtgagttcaattttatccaacaagaattaaaagacTCTAAATTTTTAATCAactttaactaagttagtaaaaatttaaactattgtaATTCTTAGACTAAAACTAAGCTCCACCTACAAGAAATTGTCAAAAAATCCTGCAAAATACCAATCAAAACAGTTAGAAAAACCTTGGCTTTTTTGGACTTCTACGAGTCTAGATTTAATCTCGattacaaattaattttttgttttctGTCTGTGATGCGTTACAGAAAAGACTGTATGCGCTACAGGATAACCGGGATGCGCTATCAGACAAATCTGATGCGCTGAAATGTTTTCCGAATGCGCTGCTCTGTTAAGTTCCCGTactgagacctacaagaaaaatgttaaaaattatATGCGCTAAGTGATGTTCTGCACACGCTAGGAAATGAGTCCCACGCGCTAAATAGTGAGCTGGATGCATTGgaatgttaaccagatgcgctaagggataTTCCCCACGCGTAGATTCTTGTTTCCCACGTACctgcaaaaatgattaaatttaaaaaccaatttgattaatggggttgagccccacggtgggcgccaaaaatgtatgcgggaaaagcggggctatgaaactcaaaatgtgaaaaatgatgttcaaagagcttgtccacacacccactatacttcttggtgcaagttatggagtcatgaagaatgactcaacttcccaaggtaggttccatggttctctatctcacaaggtccctcaagccaatgccttcgCTCTCATatcactaagaaaagtgacttagggatgacgaatgcaagaacgagggatgctttagattgatattagcatgaaatgcatcctatttatgcatgattctacaaatgagtttaaactagattataagttgacaaggttagtagcaatactatcctaacatgatatactagttaatgatttaagctaatgataacataaatattctaaaatgcttattagatttattcctattataaagagaggctagatgtattgataaaatcgagcataaatgagatactaaaagcttggatcatctttgaaatggaggaatgagagctcaatttatagtgaaaatagggcaatggaaggtcaggattgaaggagttaatcaagggtcaggatttgaaagctatcaatccatgtttacaatttccaccaatgaaatggtggcaattgtcaacataagactgcttgagaggagaggtaagaagcattaaatgcttgagaagacctcatggttaccttagaaggtaagggttaaggttaggttagggttatccaatggataaagcttttacccaagggataaactcttgtgcaaaggttaaagggataaccatggtcaaagcaatgaatgcttgatgagacccatgggttagatgagggttaaattaagcaaaaagtctctaaccatgtcacTAAGGTttagttaatcattaatggtttgaagactttggggacaaatttgtaagagtccttccaaatttgggggtattcaacaatttagcttgttgaaggcataaaggctttaatgcattttgaagactttactccaaatttgagaagtgacctcctcaaatttagtgAAAAGGGACTTtagatgggtttaggctaattgattaggattagatggattctagaagaaattaggaagagggttaggatgcaagtgggagatgtaggaaaatgcaagtgggtggggaaagtagaatttaaataaattaaaattaattcattttaatttggttgcaagttggggattatctaattggggtaaactatttaattaaatgtaaatttaattaaaaagtagagagaatggatttaattaaataaaatgatttattcaattaaatgatgtaaagggcttaagtgaatttaaataaataaattgaataatttatttaattaaatagaagaatgcgagtgatttaattaaattagatttaactaaaataaaggaatgagaataaaatgaacattacaTATTCATTttggaatatggtcatttttatacgtctacagttctCAACCATGTGTCAAAAAACTAAAATTGGAGGATAGAGCAACATTAACCCAGGATAATGTTATTATGGTCGAAAACTTGGTTCCATGGGACACATACCGCCAAAAAAACTAGGCATTTTCGAGACGGGGACATCCTCAAGAAGTGGAAACACCAAGGAAGTGTCCCCCACCATCCCTCTGCCGCCACCACACACCCTTTGCCATTTCTGGGGCGTTTCCTCTAATAGGGGACATCTCTAAGATGTTTCTTGTTGGGAAATGGCAAAAGGGGACATTGGGGCATTCTTGAGACACCCAGGCTTTTCTTGACCTTGGAGGAGATGTGGCTAAGTTTCTTGTGGCGAAAGAGATTCAAGcaagttttttaaaataaaaataaaagaaaaaagtcaCTTCAAAGtgactaaccctaatcctaattcgaCACCAATCCCAAGAAACATTTGGTCCCATTCAATCTAATACAAAATTAGTGGCTCCAATCTAAAAGCGAAGAGTGTAGACTGAAAGATTGAGTTGGAAGGAGAGGCCTCTAAAAAAGTTGTAAAAGAAATATTTGGTCccattcaatttcacacaaaattagTGGCTGCAGTCTAAAAGTGAAGAGTGAAGAGGAGATTGAGTTGGAAGCAAACATAGGAAGAGGAGCAAGCAAACTGGAGATTCTTAATATTTTCTATAGGAAGAGAACAACTATCATGAATCATGATTTACTTTTTAAATTTATGATTCATGAATGATTAAAACAATGGAAAGTAAAACATTGTTGTTTGAGATTGATATTTGACACAATGAACATTGAAACCCCTATTGTTTATGAATGATCGAAACAATGAAAACATTGCCCCtttttgtcattgtcattgtttaATAATTTATATCAGAATTTGACAATGTGTAGGCAATGATGCACTCAAATTCATTGTCCAAAACTTAAAATGtttacttcaaaaaaatttaattcatagcaatttttttaatttgacAAATTTGAAATTAATAAATTATGACCATCATataggttttctgattttttttaatcaTTCTTTCTTGCAACATCATTATCATTATGAATTATCACAACATGAGCAAGGATGAGGGTCAAGAGGTTGAAGTAGAAATTCAAAGTAAAATGAATCATCGAATGGTCCTGGCATAGAAGGAATGGGAGATGACTTAACACTCAGACTGAAACAAATTCTATTGGGACTAGTCAAAATTATGGTTGCCCTTCTCAAATCCTGCAAATGATCTAAATTTACCTTTAAAAAAATTTGCATCTAAGGTACTGGCAAAGCTTGGGACAGCTGGGGGTGCTAGACAGTGGAAGTGCCATGTGTAATCTTGAATGGTTTAGCCACATTACTAGATCTAATACTCACTTCCTTCTTGTCCTAGGAAAAGTTGTAGATGTATGTAAAAAAGTAGAAGGGTGCTTGAAATATAGGTCTGAAATATTAAAATTACTGGGTTGCAATGAAGATTCAAAGTACTTGCATTTGCCACTTTGTTACAAAGGAGTAGGGGTCGTTGGATTTTTATAGTTTCTACTTCTAGTTTGCAAAATCTAAGGCCACTGAATCCATCTAGTTCAGGGGTAGTAGAGCCTAAGGTCAAATGTAAGATGACTAGTCCATCTTCACAACCATTGGCACAACCATTGACAAATTTATTCAATGTGCAAGCAAAGGATGCGGGAGATGATTCCATTGGTAAAtgtttgccaatggcattccattttaTGTGGCTTACTCTCCTTTTTATAAGGTAGCTATTCAAAGATAATAAGGGAAAGACAATCATATGTACCATTAGGGGAGTCTAAATTGAGGACAACATTCTTGAATCAAAACTATTCCTAGATTAATactttgatggagaagatgaagagaACCTAAGTCACAAGTGGATGCAACATAGTCATGGATGGGTAGACGGACATTAGGAATCATCCAATCATTAATATCATGGTGACATCTACAACATATGTTTATTTCCTTAGGACTATTGATTGTTCACAACATTGTAGGGATGCTCATTTTTAGTTCCAGGTCGTCAAAGATGCTATAGAGGAGGTTGGGTCACAAAATGTGGTGCAGGTTGTGACATATGCAATCTATCTGTACAAAGTTATAGGGAAGTTGATTGAGATAGCCTATTTACATATTTGGTGGACTTCTTGTTGTTTGCATGCCAtgaataatgcactcaaggacatgggtaaAATATGTTGGATCATAACAATTGTCAATGATGCTAGAGATGTGCAAATGTTTATTTGCAATCAACACACTTCACATGCGCTTTTTAGGTCCTCTAAGAGAGAATTTTTGAAACTTGTAGAGACTCAATATGCATCATACTTTATTCTCTTGGAGAGGATGCTTGatttgcaagaggcattgcaactaatGGTTATGACAACATAATGGAATCGGTGGCCTTGAGTCAAAGACACAACAGGGATTTAGGGTGAAGAAGGTGGTGAAGAATGATGTCTTTTGGGCCAAAGTCAAATATGTTGTCTCCATCATTACTCCAATCCTTCAGGGGTATTAGATATGAGGATTCTAATGCACCTtcccttggagaggtgtatgactGCATTGATTATATGCTTGATTAAATGAAGGTTGTTGTGTGAGAGTACCCCACATTCCAATTCTACATACAATATATTCAACCAATCATTTAGCATAGATGGGAGAAGCTAAACACTTCCTTACACATGGCTGCCTATGCATTGAACTTGAAGCGGTACCTGCAAAGGTTCTATAGAATTACACCTGTAGAGGATGCTAAGGTGAAGGATGGGTTCATGAAGGCCATTGAGAAAATGTATGATCCTATAGGGGCCAACTTGATTCATATTAAGTGGACAAAACTTGTCACTCTTTGGGGATATTCAAATGCTACCAATATAGATCTCGAGAATGTTATGAGAGGACCCCAAGTTGTGGTGGAGTTTGCATGGACCTATATCTTTGACTACAACTCTATCCATTCATTTGTTGTCTTGGGTTTTTAGTTCTTATattgctgagaggaactggtctacttatagcttcatccactccatTAAAGGACAAGCTTACTTCTAGGAGGGCAAAGAAGCTTGTGGCTATACATAGTGTATTGCATCTCATTGACCGCAACACACTTATGTACAAGAAGAGTATAACAACTAGCTTAGATGTAGAGCTAGAAGAGCCAACATGGATTGATGATGATACTACACAAACAAGAGTGGTTGGTATTGTTGTAGATGAGCTTGGACATGTGGGGTCTAGTAGTTCCATTGATGAGAGGTTTGGCGAAGAGCTTGgggatgattagaggcatcgggtcATTGACTCATGAGGCAAGAGTCATTAGTATTACTatcaactatttactattttgtttttgaaatttgaactttgaacgtTGTTGATTGTAATCATGAATTATcattatgaaaatttgaaaattctcATTTCAATGTcgatattttttattttcactgTAAAAACTACTACTAGTTAAATGTTAATAATTTAATAGTTATTAAGTTTATAGTTTAATGTTCAAAGTTCAATGCAATATTTCAATGTATGTACTTATTCTTTATACAGTTATACATCTTTTTACAACTAATTTTCAAGTATTGTATGTATTTCAGCACTGCTCCACTACCCTAGTTGTCATCCCCCCACAGTCCTTCTATACCCCCATCCCCGAAACCTATCCCTGTGTCAAGAAACTTCAAGGAACATTGGTTGGAAATCAAGCACACAAATATCTTCACTATGTTTGGTTAGTGACCCATTTAAGCATTGAAGATGAGGAGCCAATGGCAGACTGAATGTAGAAACTGTTGGGAGTGATATTTTCTAATCTAATTGAGTCTTCTGTGTTTTTGAAATGTCCTTGGTTGTAGGGTTTTAGAGGGGTTTCAATTTTTCTAAGTGGCTTGTGTTTTATTCTCAGCTTTGTCCTAATTCTTCATTGACAGCGAGTAGTCGGTCTTTGCATCTTAAGTTGTCCTCGGGAGGGTTGTTAGTCGTATGTTTACTCGCCCCACATGCTAGGTTTCACCTTTTGTACCGGTCGCTATCAATTTTTCAAATGATCTGATGTCTTTTGTCGAAATACCATGTTCTAAGGTCTATGTGTCTTAGGTATACCCATACTATGACCCCGTTCGCCCTTAGTAAGTGATCACGTGCTAAAATATTTCACTTAAATCCACCCTTCTATTCTTGGTGAGTGTGGGATAGCGGGATCGTTGTTTAGGAACACTTTGTTCCTAACCCGCAAGTCATTTGTTAGGGGTCTTTAGAAGGTGCGGGATAGCGGGAAGAGGCACTAGATGAATAAAGCAATAAAATTAAGACCTCGCGGGATGATCTTGGCACATGAAGAAATAGGACCCCGCTATCCCTCAGGAGGGGAATCAATGAGCAAGTAGGTAGAGAAGGCATTAAGCAATGAGGTAAAAGCATACTATGTGGGATAGCAGGATAAGTATTTTGTTGTCCCCGCTATCCCGCGGTTGAATTAATAACAAGGAAAGGATGTTGCGAGGTGACAAGGCGATCGAAGGACTATAGGGCCCCGCTATCCCGCAGGGTTGATGAATGCATAAGCACAACAAAGAAAATAAACAAGAAGGACATGAGTGCGGGATAGCAGGAAGGGGTCAAGTGCTTAGAAAGGGGCTTCTCGTAGAGCTAAACAATTATCAAGAAAATTTGTGCGGGGTAGCGGGTCAAGTGTTTCGCTTTCCCCGCCATCCCACAGGTgtcttagcaacaaagaagggacaCTACGGGGTAGTGAAGTGATAAGAAACAATGAAGCCTCGCAATCCCGTGGGGTAAATAGAAATAGGAAGATAGTGGCACAAGATGATTGAATAGCAAGGGAGTAATGATTCCCACTATCACGTGGCAAGGCAGAGGGCACATCGAGGACCATGCAGGATGTTGAGCAACAAGGAAATACAAGGGCCCCGCTATCTCGCATGGGTCATATTTTCATAAGGATGGTAAAGTTGAAGATTTGAATAAGCAACGTGTTTTCAAAGGTGGCAAAGTAATTAGAGAAGGGGGTCATGTTAGCATTCATGTTTGTCAACACAGGATCTGGATCATTCATTTGAGGATCAACGATAGCATTTGAATCTTGAAGGCCACCAACCAGTGGAAGCTTGCACGTATGAAGTAATGGTGTTTCATCTACGAGAAATAAAAGTGGAATTTGAAGCATAGTTCCTCACCCTGCAATTGAAGAGCGAAGCATAGAGTGACAAGGTGAACCAGAGCAATCAGTGCACCTCCAGAGTTTTCAACAACACCCATTTGCGTGCAAATCAGTAAATCGAATTTCCAAGTCCTTCTATGTGTTTTTGTAGGGAAATTGAGGAGTGTCAATGTGTGAATTTGATAATTTTGCCCTAGGTTTAGAGGGAGTGTATGTCTGTGTGGGGTTTCTTTTAAATTTTGTTGTTCTAGATGAAGCAATGGCCTCTGCAATTGAAAAAACCATCCCTATTACTTCCCAAGAGGCTCCCCAATCAGGAACAAGCTCCACCCAGCCTCAGATTACCCATGCAATTTCCTTGTCAGTTGTTCTGCCTATCCAATCCATTGTAGATAAACCCACGGAAGGGACAAACCCTCTAGCTACTACCTAAATTTCTAAGGCTGGGGAGTCAAGCGCACCACCGCAGCAGCGGGAAGTTGCTAAACCAAAGAGAAAGAGATCAGTCAAGAATGCCACTGTAGTCTCTTCTGATAGTGAACATTTTGTTGAGCCCCATCCTTCTCCAGAAGCTATAAAGCCCATTCCCAAGAGAAGGAGGGCTTCTCCCAAAAAACCATCTGCACAATCATCTACACCAGCTTCTCCAATTGCAAAAAAACCACAAGAAGAGGGGTCTAACCCTCAAGAAGAGGCTCCCAAGCCCAAAAGAAGAAGGGCTCCCACAAAGAAATCCACACCCTCAGCATCAGCTAAATCAGGACAAACCGCTGAGGTAGAGCCCATGCCTCCTACTAGTGAAAACCCCTCAGAGGCCCAACAGAAGCAAACAGAAGAAGCCCCATCCTCATTTGTCCCAGCCAAGACTCTTGAGGAGATTGCCAAGGAATTGGCAGAGAAATTGGAAGCTAAAGagtagaaaaagaagaaggaacccCGAAGTTTCAGCCAAGATCTTTTAGAAATGTTCAAAGGGTCAACTATAATGGAGAATTTCAAAGAAAATTTTGGAGACAATAGTGCCCAATGGAAGGATGCCCACACCACTGAAAGGGGGTGGGATATTTTCCACTTTTTCTATGGGAATAGGGACAAGGTTGCTCTTGTATCCAATCCTTGAAACCTTAATTTGGGTAATCTAGTAGTTCCCAATGTTTTTGTTGAGCCACTATTGATCAAGGATTTGGCAAAGCATTATCATCCAGAGAACATGACTGCGAGGACAACAAATGGCAACATTCTTTTGGAT from Cryptomeria japonica chromosome 3, Sugi_1.0, whole genome shotgun sequence harbors:
- the LOC131874099 gene encoding predicted GPI-anchored protein 58, which encodes MASAIEKTIPITSQEAPQSGTSSTQPQITHAISFAPPQQREVAKPKRKRSVKNATVVSSDSEHFVEPHPSPEAIKPIPKRRRASPKKPSAQSSTPASPIAKKPQEEGSNPQEEAPKPKRRRAPTKKSTPSASAKSGQTAEVEPMPPTSENPSEAQQKQTEEAPSSFVPAKTLEEIAKELAEKLEAKE